The following proteins come from a genomic window of Populus alba chromosome 12, ASM523922v2, whole genome shotgun sequence:
- the LOC118044624 gene encoding mitochondrial phosphate carrier protein 3, mitochondrial: MAKNSNSCQSLIPSFLYSSSVGSSYNGGMPQLLQQSKLSPSSKSGDHGVLSKNFVIPAPSEKIEMFSPTYYLTCTAGGIFSCGLTHMTVTPLDLVKCNMQIDPSKYKSITSGFGVLLKEQGVRGFFRGWVPTLLGYSAQGACKFGFYEFFKKYYSDMAGPEFAAKYKTLIYLAGSASAELIADVALCPMEAVKVRVQTQPGFARGLADGMPKFLRSEGYSGLYKGLVPLWGRQIPYTMMKFASFETIVEQLYKNVIPTPKDQCSKNLQLGVSFAGGYLAGILCAIVSHPADNLVSFLNSARGATAGDAVRQLGLWGLFTRGLPLRIVMIGTLTGAQWGIYDAFKVFVGLPTTGGAAPAPAVAKP, encoded by the exons ATGGCCAAGAACAGCAATTCTTGTCAATCTTTGATCCCAAGCTTTCTTTACTCTTCTTCCGTTGGCTCCAGTTATAATGGAGGAATGCCGCAGCTCCTGCAACAGTCTAAGCTTTCACCATCATCCAAAAGTGGTGATCATGGAGTGCTGTCAAAGAACTTTGTCATACCAGCACCTTCGGAGAAGATAGAGATGTTCTCACCAACTTATTATTTGACTTGTACTGCTGGTGGGATTTTTAGCTGTGGACTCACTCACATGACTGTCACTCCTCTTGATCTTGTCAAGTGCAATATGCAG ATTGACCCATCAAAGTACAAGAGCATCACATCAGGATTTGGAGTATTGCTCAAGGAGCAGGGAGTTAGAGGTTTCTTTAGAGGATGGGTTCCTACCTTGCTTGGTTACAGTGCGCAGGGTGCTTGCAAATTCGGATTCTATGAGTTCTTCAAGAAGTACTACTCAGATATGGCTGGCCCTGAATTTGCAGCCAAGTACAAGACCTTGATTTATCTTGCTGGTTCAGCATCTGCTGAGTTAATCGCTGATGTTGCTCTCTGCCCTATGGAGGCAGTGAAAGTTCGTGTCCAAACCCAGCCTGGTTTTGCCAGGGGCTTGGCAGATGGCATGCCAAAGTTTCTCAGATCTGAAGGTTATTCTGG TTTATATAAAGGGCTTGTTCCTCTTTGGGGACGTCAGATTCCAT ATACAATGATGAAATTTGCGTCCTTTGAGACTATTGTGGAGCAACTATACAAGAATGTCATCCCAACACCAAAAGACCAGTGCAGCAAAAATTTGCAGCTTGGAGTCAGCTTTGCTGGTGGATACCTTGCTGGTATACTCTGTGCTATTGTCTCACACCCTGCTGACAACCTGGTGTCTTTCCTCAACAGTGCCAGGGGGGCGACTGCGGGTGAT GCTGTCAGGCAGCTAGGTTTATGGGGTCTCTTTACCCGCGGCCTTCCTCTCCGAATTGTCATGATAGGAACACTTACAGGAGCACAATGGGGTATCTATGATGCATTTAAAGTGTTTGTTGGCCT ACCAACTACTGGTGGTGCTGCTCCTGCTCCAGCTGTCGCAAAGCCTTAA